One part of the Nostoc sp. PCC 7120 = FACHB-418 genome encodes these proteins:
- the pyrH gene encoding UMP kinase — MGTNYRRVLLKLSGEALMGNMGYGIDPEVVKEIAQEIAEVIATGVQIAIVVGGGNIFRGVKAASAGMDRATADYIGMIATVMNAMTLQDSLERIGVQTRVQTAIAMQELAEPYIRRRAIRHLEKGRVVIFGAGSGNPFFTTDTTAALRAAEIDAEVIFKATKVDGVYDADPEIYPNAKRYNSLTYAHVLAQDLRVMDSTAIALCKENNIPILVFDLTTRGNIRRAVLGESIGTLVGGSCEIS; from the coding sequence ATGGGAACGAATTACCGACGGGTTTTACTCAAACTGAGCGGTGAAGCCTTAATGGGCAACATGGGCTATGGGATTGATCCAGAAGTGGTCAAGGAAATAGCTCAAGAAATAGCGGAGGTGATAGCCACTGGCGTTCAAATTGCCATCGTCGTTGGCGGTGGGAATATTTTTCGTGGCGTGAAGGCAGCGTCGGCGGGGATGGACAGGGCAACCGCCGACTACATTGGGATGATTGCCACGGTAATGAATGCCATGACTCTGCAAGATTCACTGGAACGCATAGGAGTACAAACGCGGGTACAAACTGCGATCGCTATGCAGGAATTAGCCGAACCATATATTCGCCGTCGAGCCATCCGTCATCTAGAAAAGGGACGGGTGGTTATTTTTGGCGCTGGTTCCGGTAATCCCTTTTTTACAACAGATACAACAGCAGCATTAAGAGCCGCAGAAATCGACGCAGAAGTAATTTTTAAAGCCACCAAGGTAGATGGGGTTTATGATGCAGACCCCGAAATCTATCCTAACGCCAAACGTTATAACAGTCTCACCTACGCCCATGTTCTCGCTCAGGACTTGCGGGTGATGGACAGTACGGCGATCGCCCTTTGTAAAGAAAATAATATCCCTATTCTTGTATTTGACCTAACAACGCGGGGTAATATTCGCCGCGCCGTTTTAGGAGAATCTATCGGTACCCTTGTGGGAGGTTC
- a CDS encoding alpha/beta fold hydrolase has product MNTSTSTKTWIWRGFPICYQTQGTTGPSVVLVHGFGASWGHWRKNIPVLAENCRVYAIDLIGFGGSAKPQPDTEMAYTLETWGEQVADFCREIVGEPAFLVGNSIGCIVVMQAAVSNPEISLSVALLNCSLRLLHDRKRETLPWSRRFGAPVLQRVLSIKAIGQFFFRQVAQPKTVRKILLQAYINSEAVTEELVDILTVPASDPGAAAVFLAFTSYSSGPLPEDLLPLLPCPALIVWGTNDPWEPIDLGRELANYPQVLKFIPLEGVGHCPQDEAPELVNPILQDWIWEQTRLLESQEIEHNSQTIG; this is encoded by the coding sequence ATGAATACTTCTACTTCTACAAAAACCTGGATTTGGCGAGGCTTCCCCATCTGCTATCAAACACAAGGAACTACTGGGCCATCTGTTGTACTCGTACATGGTTTTGGTGCTTCTTGGGGACACTGGCGAAAAAATATACCCGTACTAGCGGAAAATTGCCGTGTTTATGCAATCGATTTAATTGGTTTTGGTGGTTCAGCCAAACCTCAACCAGATACGGAAATGGCCTATACACTAGAAACTTGGGGAGAACAAGTAGCGGATTTTTGCCGTGAGATTGTCGGTGAACCAGCTTTTTTAGTGGGTAACTCTATTGGCTGTATTGTAGTGATGCAAGCAGCAGTCAGCAATCCAGAGATTAGTTTAAGTGTTGCCTTACTCAACTGTTCTCTACGATTACTGCACGATCGCAAACGGGAAACTCTACCTTGGTCACGTCGTTTTGGCGCGCCTGTGCTGCAACGCGTACTATCTATTAAAGCAATTGGTCAGTTTTTTTTCCGTCAAGTCGCGCAACCAAAAACAGTGAGAAAGATTCTGCTACAAGCCTACATTAATAGCGAAGCAGTGACAGAGGAACTGGTAGATATTTTGACAGTACCAGCCAGTGATCCTGGTGCTGCGGCTGTATTCCTTGCCTTTACTTCCTATTCTTCTGGCCCCTTACCAGAAGACCTTTTACCATTGCTACCCTGTCCAGCATTGATTGTGTGGGGGACAAATGATCCTTGGGAACCGATAGATTTAGGTCGAGAATTAGCCAACTATCCTCAAGTCCTCAAGTTTATTCCCTTGGAAGGTGTAGGGCATTGTCCTCAAGATGAAGCTCCTGAATTAGTTAATCCAATTTTACAAGATTGGATATGGGAACAAACTAGGCTTTTAGAATCCCAAGAAATTGAGCATAATTCCCAGACAATTGGGTAA
- a CDS encoding thioredoxin family protein: MTILETSNTPVGGYAPDFELPGIDNQVHHLSRYLDNFRAVGVVSLGNYCSYVNLYLDRLKGIQGEFGTDGFILIGINASDITEPSWSSLEKMKAFAQNHELNFPYLWDSTQEVSRSFGATKTPIAFLIDSHGILRYRGQIDNHPQEPSSVGEDYLRNAIAALFKGEEILVPETEPVGTSLIWRI; the protein is encoded by the coding sequence ATGACCATACTAGAAACAAGTAACACTCCTGTTGGTGGTTACGCGCCAGATTTTGAATTACCAGGGATTGATAATCAAGTCCATCATCTCAGTCGTTATTTAGATAATTTTCGCGCAGTTGGCGTAGTTTCTTTGGGGAATTACTGCTCTTATGTAAATTTATATCTAGACCGGTTAAAAGGCATTCAAGGGGAATTTGGGACGGATGGCTTTATCTTAATTGGCATAAATGCTAGTGACATTACCGAGCCAAGTTGGTCAAGCTTAGAGAAAATGAAAGCCTTTGCCCAAAATCACGAGTTAAACTTTCCTTACCTGTGGGATTCGACCCAAGAAGTTAGCAGAAGCTTTGGCGCTACTAAAACACCGATCGCCTTCTTGATCGACAGTCATGGTATATTGCGATATAGAGGGCAGATTGACAATCATCCTCAAGAGCCATCATCTGTAGGTGAAGACTACCTGCGAAATGCGATCGCTGCTCTGTTTAAAGGCGAAGAAATCCTAGTACCTGAGACGGAACCAGTAGGCACTTCATTGATCTGGCGTATATAG